A single genomic interval of Nocardioides nitrophenolicus harbors:
- a CDS encoding urease subunit gamma — translation MHLTPSDTEKLLLSVAGMVARDRLARGVLLNYPEAVALLSCWVLEEARAGALVAELMERGREVLDRSQVLPGVAEMIVDVQVEATFQDGRKLVTLHHPIA, via the coding sequence GTGCACCTGACACCGTCCGACACCGAGAAGCTGCTGCTCAGCGTCGCGGGCATGGTCGCCCGCGACCGGCTCGCCCGCGGCGTCCTGCTCAACTACCCCGAGGCGGTGGCGCTGCTGTCGTGCTGGGTGCTCGAGGAGGCCCGCGCCGGCGCCCTCGTCGCCGAGCTGATGGAGCGCGGCCGCGAGGTCCTCGACCGCAGCCAGGTGCTGCCCGGGGTCGCCGAGATGATCGTCGACGTCCAGGTCGAGGCCACCTTCCAGGACGGGCGCAAGCTCGTCACCCTGCACCACCCGATCGCATGA
- a CDS encoding urease accessory protein UreD — MLTSTERTARTRVRVSRTDTGRCRVRSTVTLSDPTASSLRPLLVHHDATSARVSLVPEGALLLAGDRVEVDLAVDAGARLDVIEPGGTVAFDMRGGRAAWDVRIALGRGAVLTWAGEPFVVAAGAAVARSLRVRLRDGAVLALRESLVLGRHGEEPGRVHQATEVVTGAGPVLVEDLTFDALTAPALLGGHRVMSSVLLVGAPPSAPAGPDRFDLEGGGTLWRRLGVQAHESDLGPTWRAVRESIGSEAG; from the coding sequence ATGCTCACGAGCACTGAGCGCACCGCCCGCACGCGAGTGCGGGTCAGTCGCACCGACACCGGACGGTGCCGGGTGCGCAGCACCGTCACCCTCTCCGACCCGACCGCGTCCTCGCTGCGACCGCTCCTGGTGCACCACGACGCCACGTCCGCGCGGGTGTCGCTCGTACCCGAGGGCGCGCTGCTGCTCGCCGGCGACCGGGTCGAGGTCGATCTCGCCGTCGACGCCGGCGCCCGCCTCGACGTGATCGAGCCGGGCGGCACCGTCGCGTTCGACATGCGCGGCGGACGGGCCGCGTGGGACGTGCGGATCGCGCTGGGCCGCGGGGCGGTGCTGACCTGGGCCGGCGAGCCGTTCGTCGTCGCCGCGGGCGCGGCGGTCGCCCGCAGCCTGCGGGTGCGGCTGCGCGACGGCGCCGTGCTCGCACTGCGGGAGTCACTGGTCCTCGGCAGGCACGGCGAGGAGCCGGGGCGGGTGCACCAGGCCACCGAGGTGGTCACCGGCGCCGGGCCGGTGCTCGTGGAGGACCTCACCTTCGACGCGCTCACCGCTCCTGCGCTGCTCGGTGGGCACCGGGTGATGAGCTCCGTCCTGCTCGTCGGAGCGCCGCCGAGCGCCCCGGCCGGACCGGACCGCTTCGACCTGGAGGGCGGCGGCACCCTGTGGCGCCGGCTCGGCGTCCAGGCGCACGAGAGCGACCTGGGCCCGACCTGGCGCGCCGTGCGTGAGTCGATCGGGTCCGAGGCCGGCTAG
- a CDS encoding urease accessory protein UreF, with protein MTHPDLILLLLADARLPVGGHTQSGTLEGALGQGLGAADVPSYLRTRLLSSTRVEAGTAVVARASVVRRGSLVPVERAWAARTVSPALREASRVQGHALLRLARRTWPDVARPLDEVPRPSRACVLGALAAGLGLGPGSLARLVAYDDVQTVCAAALKLLPLDPVTVAGWVAEALPGIADLETAVSWAELPSDIPACSAPQIETWAQVHAASTRRLFRA; from the coding sequence ATGACCCATCCCGACCTGATCCTGCTGCTGCTCGCAGACGCGCGGCTGCCCGTCGGTGGGCACACGCAGTCCGGCACGCTCGAGGGAGCGCTCGGCCAAGGGCTCGGCGCCGCCGACGTGCCGAGCTACCTGCGCACCCGGCTGCTCAGCAGCACCCGGGTCGAGGCCGGGACCGCCGTCGTCGCCCGGGCGAGCGTCGTACGCCGCGGGTCGCTGGTCCCGGTCGAGCGGGCCTGGGCGGCGCGCACGGTCTCGCCGGCGCTGCGTGAGGCGTCGCGGGTGCAGGGCCACGCGCTGCTGCGCCTGGCCCGGCGTACCTGGCCCGACGTGGCGCGGCCGCTGGACGAGGTGCCACGACCGAGCCGGGCCTGCGTCCTCGGCGCGCTCGCCGCCGGGCTCGGCCTGGGCCCCGGCTCGCTGGCCCGGCTGGTTGCCTACGACGACGTCCAGACGGTGTGCGCCGCCGCCCTCAAGCTGCTGCCGCTCGACCCGGTCACCGTGGCCGGCTGGGTCGCCGAGGCGCTCCCCGGCATCGCCGACCTCGAGACCGCCGTGTCCTGGGCCGAGCTGCCCTCCGACATCCCCGCCTGCTCCGCACCCCAGATCGAGACGTGGGCACAGGTCCACGCCGCCAGCACCAGGAGGTTGTTCCGTGCCTGA
- a CDS encoding urease subunit alpha yields MVEISRAEYAALYGPTTGDQVRLGDTDLWLEVERDLVAGGDEAVFGGGKSIRESMAQSTRTSAEGALDTVITGALVLDHWGVVRADVGIRGGRIVALGRAGNPDIADGVHPDLVIGPGTDVVSAEGRILTAGAIDVHVHLLSRSQLHEALATGITTIGGGGTGPSAGSKATTVTPGAWHLTQVHRALDPVPLNVLLFGKGNTVSAPGLAEQALAGAAGYKVHEDWGSTPAAIDAALRAADEFGLQVALHSDSLNEAGYVESTIGAIAGRGIHAFHAEGAGGGHAPDILKVATLPHVIPGSTNPTLPHTVNTVAEHLDMLMVCHHLNPQVPEDLAFAESRIRATTIAAEDLLHDLGALSITSSDAQAMGRIGEVVCRTWQVAHVMKQRFGAHADLGGGPADNLRARRYVAKYTINPAIAHGIDHEVGSVEPGKLADLVLWDPRFFGIRPEVVMKSGTLVWGALGDPNASIPTPQPVVLRPTLVDDGSAHAVTFVAPAALEDGLADRLGLRRRLVGVRPTRELTKADMVNNAALPRIDIDPETFEIDVDGERVVPAPATELPLGRLYSMF; encoded by the coding sequence ATGGTTGAGATCAGCCGCGCGGAGTACGCCGCGCTCTACGGCCCGACGACGGGCGACCAGGTCCGGCTCGGCGACACCGACCTGTGGCTCGAGGTCGAGCGGGACCTCGTCGCCGGTGGCGACGAGGCCGTGTTCGGGGGCGGCAAGTCGATCCGGGAGTCGATGGCGCAGTCCACCCGGACCTCCGCCGAGGGCGCCCTGGACACGGTGATCACCGGTGCGCTGGTGCTCGACCACTGGGGCGTGGTGCGCGCCGACGTCGGGATCCGCGGAGGCCGGATCGTCGCCCTCGGCCGGGCCGGGAACCCCGACATCGCGGACGGCGTGCATCCCGACCTGGTGATCGGGCCGGGCACCGACGTGGTCTCCGCGGAGGGCCGGATCCTGACGGCCGGGGCGATCGACGTGCACGTGCACCTGCTGTCGCGCTCCCAGCTGCACGAGGCGCTCGCGACCGGCATCACCACCATCGGTGGTGGCGGCACCGGTCCCTCCGCGGGCTCCAAGGCCACCACCGTGACACCGGGCGCCTGGCATCTCACCCAGGTGCACCGGGCGCTCGACCCCGTGCCCCTCAACGTGCTGCTGTTCGGGAAGGGCAACACGGTGAGCGCGCCGGGGCTCGCCGAGCAGGCCCTGGCCGGCGCGGCCGGGTACAAGGTGCACGAGGACTGGGGCTCGACCCCGGCCGCCATCGACGCGGCGCTGCGGGCCGCCGACGAGTTCGGCCTCCAGGTCGCGCTGCACTCCGACAGCCTCAACGAGGCCGGGTACGTCGAGTCGACCATCGGCGCGATCGCGGGCCGCGGCATCCACGCCTTCCACGCCGAGGGCGCCGGCGGCGGGCACGCACCCGACATCCTCAAGGTGGCCACCCTCCCCCACGTGATCCCCGGCTCGACCAACCCGACGCTGCCCCACACGGTCAACACGGTGGCCGAGCACCTCGACATGCTGATGGTCTGCCACCACCTCAACCCGCAGGTGCCCGAGGACCTCGCCTTCGCCGAGTCCCGGATCCGCGCCACGACGATCGCCGCCGAGGACCTGCTGCACGACCTCGGCGCGCTGTCGATCACCTCCTCCGACGCCCAGGCGATGGGCCGGATCGGCGAGGTCGTGTGCCGCACCTGGCAGGTGGCCCACGTGATGAAGCAGCGCTTCGGCGCGCACGCCGACCTCGGCGGCGGCCCCGCCGACAACCTGCGCGCCCGGCGCTATGTCGCCAAGTACACGATCAACCCGGCCATCGCGCACGGCATCGACCACGAGGTCGGGTCCGTGGAGCCGGGCAAGCTCGCGGACCTGGTGCTCTGGGACCCACGGTTCTTCGGGATCCGGCCGGAGGTGGTGATGAAGTCGGGCACGCTCGTGTGGGGCGCGCTCGGTGACCCGAACGCCTCCATCCCGACACCCCAGCCGGTGGTGCTGCGGCCGACGCTGGTCGACGACGGGAGCGCGCACGCGGTCACCTTCGTCGCCCCGGCGGCGTTGGAGGACGGGCTGGCCGACCGGCTCGGCCTCCGACGCCGCCTGGTCGGGGTCCGCCCCACCCGCGAGCTGACCAAGGCGGACATGGTCAACAACGCCGCGCTGCCCCGCATCGACATCGACCCCGAGACCTTCGAGATCGACGTCGACGGCGAACGGGTGGTTCCCGCGCCCGCCACCGAGCTGCCCCTCGGCCGGCTCTACTCGATGTTCTAG
- the ureB gene encoding urease subunit beta — protein MGIVTEGPGAVRAAPGTIVLNGDRRPDERLVLVVTNTGDRPVQVGSHLHLVDANSALAFDREAAHGFRLDIPAGTSRRFEPGTSQQVALVALRGARVVPGIQVKADGGRLDG, from the coding sequence GTGGGCATCGTGACCGAGGGACCGGGCGCCGTACGGGCGGCGCCGGGGACCATCGTGCTGAACGGCGACCGGCGGCCCGACGAGCGGCTGGTCCTGGTGGTGACCAACACCGGCGACCGGCCGGTCCAGGTCGGCTCCCACTTGCACCTGGTCGACGCCAACAGCGCCCTCGCCTTCGACCGGGAGGCCGCGCACGGCTTCCGGCTGGACATCCCCGCCGGCACCTCACGGCGCTTCGAGCCGGGCACCTCGCAGCAGGTCGCGCTGGTCGCCCTCCGCGGCGCCCGCGTCGTACCCGGCATCCAGGTCAAGGCCGACGGGGGTCGGCTCGATGGTTGA
- the urtC gene encoding urea ABC transporter permease subunit UrtC: MTVLLKHARSWGPLLAIAVLAVVLLVVAPAVLSPFRLNNLGKYVCWAIAGVGIGLAWGRGGMLVMGQGVFFGLGGYAMAMHLKLEAAMASGGPDAIPDFMVLYGDATMPGWWEPFRSGAFTLFAIVAVPAVAAAILGYAIFKRRVKGAYFAILTQALAVAFATLLIATIKQTGGFNGLNQFTQFFGYNLYDPVNKKMIYSIAAIVLIACLVVVWQLYRSRFGELLVAVRDGEERVRFLGHDPANIKLVAFVLAAVMASIGGALFAPITGIISPSDVDATASILLIAGVALGGRALLLGPALGALAVGYGRTYLSESFPDQWTYFLGLLFIVVILFFPSGLGSVWSQVTSRLRKEGTA, translated from the coding sequence ATGACCGTCCTGCTCAAGCACGCACGCAGCTGGGGCCCGCTGCTGGCCATCGCCGTGCTGGCGGTCGTGCTGCTGGTCGTCGCCCCGGCCGTGCTCAGCCCGTTCCGGCTCAACAACCTCGGCAAGTACGTCTGCTGGGCGATCGCCGGCGTCGGCATCGGCCTGGCCTGGGGACGCGGCGGCATGCTCGTCATGGGCCAGGGCGTCTTCTTCGGGCTCGGCGGCTACGCGATGGCGATGCACCTCAAGCTCGAGGCGGCGATGGCGAGCGGCGGCCCGGACGCCATCCCCGACTTCATGGTCCTGTACGGCGACGCGACCATGCCGGGCTGGTGGGAGCCCTTCCGCAGCGGCGCGTTCACGCTGTTCGCCATCGTGGCCGTGCCCGCGGTCGCCGCGGCGATCCTCGGCTACGCCATCTTCAAGCGGCGGGTGAAGGGCGCCTACTTCGCCATCCTCACCCAGGCGCTGGCGGTCGCCTTCGCGACCTTGCTCATCGCGACCATCAAGCAGACCGGCGGGTTCAACGGGCTCAACCAGTTCACCCAGTTCTTCGGCTACAACCTCTACGACCCGGTCAACAAGAAGATGATCTACTCGATCGCGGCGATCGTGCTGATCGCCTGCCTGGTCGTGGTGTGGCAGCTCTACCGCAGCCGCTTCGGGGAGCTGCTGGTCGCCGTCCGCGACGGCGAGGAGCGGGTCCGCTTCCTCGGCCACGACCCGGCGAACATCAAGCTGGTGGCCTTCGTCCTCGCCGCGGTGATGGCCAGCATCGGTGGGGCGCTGTTCGCGCCTATCACCGGGATCATCTCCCCCTCCGACGTGGACGCCACCGCCTCGATCCTGCTCATCGCCGGCGTCGCGCTCGGCGGCCGGGCGCTGCTGCTCGGTCCGGCGCTCGGCGCGCTCGCAGTCGGCTACGGGCGCACCTACCTCTCGGAGTCCTTCCCCGACCAGTGGACCTACTTCCTCGGCCTGCTGTTCATCGTGGTCATCCTGTTCTTCCCCTCGGGGCTCGGCAGCGTGTGGTCGCAGGTCACCAGCCGGCTGCGCAAGGAGGGCACGGCGTGA
- a CDS encoding MarR family winged helix-turn-helix transcriptional regulator, whose product MTHPSSLAVQVRRVEAALRAELQPILDEHDLTLEHWRILAVLAHQPGLGMTSVATAAVVPAASLARHVDKLVERGLLIRRIDPADKRRVVVALSPRGEEYAGRLREVEGAVVDVVGGFGRFRDWAETAG is encoded by the coding sequence ATGACCCACCCGTCGAGCCTCGCCGTCCAGGTACGCCGGGTCGAGGCGGCCCTCCGCGCCGAGCTCCAGCCGATCCTCGACGAGCACGACCTGACGCTGGAACACTGGCGGATCCTCGCCGTCCTCGCCCACCAGCCGGGGCTGGGAATGACCTCGGTCGCCACGGCGGCCGTCGTACCCGCCGCGAGTCTCGCCCGGCATGTCGACAAGCTGGTCGAGCGCGGCCTGCTGATCCGCCGGATCGACCCCGCGGACAAGCGGCGGGTGGTGGTGGCCCTGTCGCCCCGGGGGGAGGAGTACGCCGGGAGGCTGCGGGAGGTCGAGGGGGCGGTGGTGGACGTGGTGGGTGGGTTCGGTCGGTTTCGGGATTGGGCAGAGACTGCAGGTTGA
- a CDS encoding substrate-binding domain-containing protein — MPVSRSDDVLSVAFVVPLQGPTGLYGPSCLACGELAVEQLNAGTGVAGRRVELVVVDAGREPVAVAEEVGALVDSGRVQAIAGWHISAVRQAIARRVGGRVVYAFAAMHEGGDETPGLFLIGERPINQLLPAAHWMREQLGVGRWAIVGNDYVFPRVTGATARLALESTPSRIVSETYLPLGTSDFSGVVEALAREPVDGVIMLLMGQDAVHFNRQFGRAGLAGALPRLSPAVEENTLLAGGAEANRGLYAAAAYFDRLATAEGSALARDYYARWGRWAPALNAVGESCYEAILFLARVGEVAGALTVEAARSLPRGHFYESPRGLVRLDGNLLDQDVYVAAADGLEFRVEEQIARVH; from the coding sequence GTGCCCGTTTCGCGCAGCGACGACGTCCTGTCCGTCGCCTTCGTCGTCCCGCTCCAGGGTCCGACGGGGCTCTACGGCCCCTCCTGCCTTGCCTGTGGCGAGCTCGCGGTCGAGCAGCTGAACGCCGGCACCGGCGTCGCCGGGCGGCGGGTCGAGCTGGTGGTGGTCGACGCCGGCCGGGAGCCTGTGGCGGTGGCCGAGGAGGTCGGTGCGCTGGTCGACTCCGGCCGGGTGCAGGCGATCGCGGGGTGGCACATCTCCGCGGTGCGCCAGGCTATCGCCCGGCGGGTCGGCGGCCGGGTGGTCTATGCGTTCGCCGCGATGCACGAGGGGGGCGATGAGACGCCGGGGCTGTTCCTGATCGGGGAGCGGCCGATCAACCAGCTGCTGCCTGCGGCGCACTGGATGCGTGAGCAGCTCGGCGTCGGGCGCTGGGCGATCGTCGGGAACGACTATGTCTTCCCGCGGGTCACCGGCGCCACGGCCCGGCTCGCCCTGGAGAGTACGCCGTCGCGGATCGTCAGCGAGACCTACCTGCCGCTCGGCACGAGCGACTTCAGCGGCGTGGTCGAGGCGCTGGCGCGGGAGCCGGTCGACGGCGTCATCATGCTGCTGATGGGCCAGGACGCGGTCCACTTCAACCGGCAGTTCGGACGCGCCGGGCTGGCCGGAGCGCTGCCGCGGCTGAGCCCGGCGGTCGAGGAGAACACCCTGCTCGCCGGGGGAGCGGAGGCCAACCGGGGACTGTACGCCGCCGCGGCCTACTTCGACCGGCTCGCCACCGCGGAGGGCTCGGCCCTGGCGCGCGACTACTACGCGCGCTGGGGCCGCTGGGCGCCGGCGCTGAACGCGGTCGGGGAGTCCTGCTACGAGGCGATCCTGTTCCTGGCGCGGGTCGGTGAGGTCGCGGGCGCGCTCACCGTCGAGGCCGCGCGGTCGCTGCCCCGTGGGCACTTCTACGAGAGTCCGCGTGGGCTGGTGCGCCTCGACGGCAACCTCCTCGACCAGGACGTGTACGTCGCCGCGGCCGACGGGCTGGAGTTCCGGGTCGAGGAGCAGATCGCGCGGGTCCACTAG
- a CDS encoding ATP-binding cassette domain-containing protein, whose protein sequence is MLELRGVTAGYGRTRVLEDVSIEVPAGGAVAIMGHNGAGKTTLLRVAVGLLPVMAGQVLLDGEDVTRLRPSKRVARGLGYVPQGQLSFPQMTTLENLHLVTTDRSAVDGVLDTFPALRELLGRRAGLLSGGQRQQLAIARTLLTRPRLLILDEPTEGIQPNVVAEIESVITALTERGDLSVLLVEQHVGFALRSTGAYYVLESGRVTSSGTGGPGALDAVRAAMAV, encoded by the coding sequence ATGCTTGAGCTGCGCGGAGTCACCGCCGGGTACGGCCGGACCCGGGTGCTGGAGGACGTGTCGATCGAGGTGCCGGCCGGCGGAGCCGTGGCGATCATGGGCCACAACGGCGCCGGCAAGACGACCCTGCTCCGGGTCGCGGTCGGGCTGCTGCCGGTGATGGCGGGCCAGGTCCTCCTCGACGGCGAGGACGTCACCCGGCTGCGGCCCAGCAAGCGGGTCGCCCGGGGACTCGGCTACGTGCCCCAGGGCCAGCTGTCGTTCCCCCAGATGACCACGCTGGAGAACCTCCACCTGGTCACCACCGACCGGTCCGCGGTCGACGGCGTGCTGGACACCTTCCCCGCCCTGCGCGAGCTGCTCGGGCGGCGCGCCGGGCTGCTGTCCGGCGGCCAGCGCCAGCAGCTCGCCATCGCCCGCACCCTGCTGACCCGCCCGCGGCTGCTCATCCTCGACGAGCCGACCGAGGGCATCCAGCCCAATGTGGTCGCCGAGATCGAGTCGGTGATCACCGCGCTCACCGAGCGGGGCGACCTGTCGGTGCTGCTGGTCGAGCAGCACGTCGGCTTCGCGCTGCGCAGCACCGGCGCCTACTACGTGCTGGAGTCCGGGCGAGTCACCTCCTCGGGCACCGGCGGTCCGGGCGCGCTGGACGCCGTCCGCGCGGCGATGGCGGTGTGA
- the urtD gene encoding urea ABC transporter ATP-binding protein UrtD: MNDDYLEIRGLSVEFDGFRAIDGVDLTLLQGQLHFLIGPNGAGKTTLVDAVTGLVPATGLARYRHHDLLALRSHRIVRAGIGRTFQTATVFENLTVLQNLDIAGGVHRSPWRMLLARRGTPSYVEEALETIGLSHFRDRPAGVLAHGQKQWLEIGMLLVQDARVMLLDEPVAGMSAEERDETGALLRRIGAERTIVVIEHDMDFVRSYADVVTVMHGGKVLAEGSVAEIQADPRVQEVYLGRTVEEADHA; this comes from the coding sequence GTGAACGACGACTATCTCGAGATCCGCGGGCTGAGCGTGGAGTTCGACGGCTTCCGGGCCATCGACGGGGTCGACCTGACCCTGCTGCAGGGACAGCTGCACTTCCTGATCGGTCCCAACGGCGCCGGCAAGACCACGCTCGTCGACGCGGTCACCGGCCTGGTGCCGGCCACCGGGCTGGCGCGCTACCGCCACCACGACCTGCTGGCCCTGCGCTCGCACCGCATCGTCCGGGCCGGGATCGGCCGGACCTTCCAGACGGCGACGGTGTTCGAGAACCTCACGGTGCTGCAGAACCTCGACATCGCCGGCGGCGTGCACCGCTCCCCCTGGCGGATGCTGCTCGCCCGGCGCGGCACGCCGTCGTACGTCGAGGAGGCGCTGGAGACGATCGGGCTGAGCCACTTCCGGGACCGCCCGGCGGGGGTGCTCGCGCACGGCCAGAAGCAGTGGCTGGAGATCGGGATGCTGCTGGTCCAGGACGCCCGGGTGATGCTGCTCGACGAGCCGGTCGCCGGGATGAGCGCGGAGGAGCGCGACGAGACCGGTGCGCTGCTGCGCCGGATCGGCGCCGAGCGGACCATCGTCGTGATCGAGCACGACATGGACTTCGTGCGCAGCTACGCCGACGTCGTGACCGTCATGCACGGCGGCAAGGTGCTGGCCGAGGGCAGCGTCGCCGAGATCCAGGCCGATCCCCGCGTCCAGGAGGTCTACCTGGGCCGCACCGTCGAGGAGGCGGACCATGCTTGA
- the ureG gene encoding urease accessory protein UreG, whose product MPEHTHPHRPLRLGVCGPVGTGKSSLIALLCRELAGRLQLAVVTNDIYTDEDARFLRSAGVLDPDRIRAVETGACPHTAIRDDISANLTAVEELEEEYPGLDLVLLESGGDNLTATFSPALVDAQVFVLDVAGGGDVARKGGPGIERADLLVVNKTDLAPYVGVDLPRMLADATAARGDRPVIGLSRTDRASIDALVAWVDDVRAGHASGVLVPVDPGPMARHVHAHEH is encoded by the coding sequence GTGCCTGAGCACACCCATCCCCATCGACCACTCCGGCTCGGCGTCTGCGGACCGGTCGGGACCGGCAAGAGCTCCCTCATCGCGCTGCTGTGTCGTGAGCTGGCCGGCCGGCTGCAGCTCGCCGTCGTCACCAACGACATCTACACCGACGAGGACGCCCGCTTCCTCCGCTCGGCCGGCGTCCTCGATCCCGACCGGATCCGCGCGGTCGAGACCGGCGCCTGCCCCCACACCGCGATCCGCGACGACATCAGCGCCAACCTGACCGCGGTGGAGGAGCTGGAGGAGGAGTACCCGGGACTGGACCTGGTGCTGCTCGAGTCCGGCGGCGACAACCTCACCGCGACCTTCTCCCCCGCCCTCGTCGATGCCCAGGTCTTCGTCCTCGACGTGGCCGGCGGCGGCGACGTCGCCCGCAAGGGTGGGCCCGGGATCGAGCGGGCCGACCTGCTGGTGGTGAACAAGACCGACCTGGCGCCGTACGTCGGGGTCGACCTGCCGCGGATGCTCGCCGACGCGACGGCGGCCCGTGGCGACCGGCCGGTGATCGGACTGTCCCGCACCGACCGGGCCAGCATCGACGCCCTCGTCGCCTGGGTGGACGACGTCCGCGCGGGGCACGCGTCCGGCGTACTGGTCCCCGTCGATCCGGGCCCGATGGCGCGTCACGTGCATGCTCACGAGCACTGA